In Halococcus agarilyticus, a single genomic region encodes these proteins:
- a CDS encoding glycosyltransferase family 2 protein, whose amino-acid sequence MKTEQGTAVPGGSTIRSTETLETRATDASKHLLGADSDEQPVLSVVMPTLDEERGVAECIGRIKAALDELGVTGEIIVSDSSTDRTPEIAAEHGAIVVTPDEPGYGYAYQYAFAHARGEYVAIGDADTTYDFEELPKLFELVASGEADMAMGSRLDGEIRDGSMPALHQYVGNPLLTRFLNAFYDAGVSDAHSGMRVISREALDELDCSTTGMEFASEMIMEAGASGLTIAEEPITYHEREGEATLSSFRDGWRHVRFMLVNAPGYLFSLPGVVLGGLGLAIMALIAGDVRVNGVLLGVHSMVLGSLLTIVGYQITTLGVFATVASDPVNDADDLVSGWIRRHLRLSQGATVGLVLVTAGTGYGLYLLGEWAASGFTQLPFVMQDMLAFTAVVLGLQTLFSAFFMSTIAER is encoded by the coding sequence ATGAAAACCGAACAGGGGACAGCCGTTCCGGGCGGTAGTACGATCCGGTCGACCGAAACACTCGAGACGAGGGCAACGGACGCGAGCAAGCATCTGCTCGGCGCGGACAGCGACGAACAGCCGGTACTCAGCGTCGTGATGCCGACCCTCGACGAGGAGAGGGGTGTCGCGGAGTGCATCGGCCGGATCAAGGCCGCGCTCGACGAGTTGGGGGTGACCGGCGAGATCATCGTCAGCGACAGCTCGACCGACCGGACCCCGGAGATCGCCGCCGAACACGGCGCGATCGTCGTGACGCCCGACGAGCCGGGCTACGGGTACGCCTACCAGTACGCCTTCGCCCACGCCCGTGGGGAGTACGTCGCGATCGGCGACGCCGACACGACCTATGACTTCGAGGAGCTGCCGAAGCTCTTCGAGCTGGTGGCATCCGGTGAGGCGGACATGGCGATGGGGTCGCGGTTGGACGGCGAGATCAGGGACGGCTCGATGCCCGCACTCCACCAGTACGTCGGCAACCCCCTGCTGACGCGCTTTCTGAACGCCTTTTACGATGCCGGGGTGAGCGACGCCCACAGCGGGATGCGCGTGATCAGTCGAGAGGCACTCGACGAACTCGACTGCTCGACGACCGGGATGGAGTTCGCCAGCGAGATGATCATGGAGGCCGGCGCGTCGGGGCTGACGATCGCCGAAGAGCCCATCACGTACCACGAGCGCGAGGGCGAGGCCACACTGAGCAGCTTCCGGGACGGGTGGCGACACGTCCGGTTCATGCTGGTGAACGCACCGGGCTACCTGTTCTCGCTGCCCGGGGTCGTGCTCGGCGGGCTCGGGCTCGCGATCATGGCGTTGATCGCGGGCGATGTCCGGGTGAATGGGGTGTTACTGGGCGTGCACTCGATGGTCCTCGGGAGCTTGTTGACGATCGTGGGCTATCAGATCACCACCCTCGGGGTGTTCGCGACGGTGGCCTCCGATCCGGTGAACGATGCAGACGATCTCGTCTCCGGGTGGATCCGCCGGCATCTTCGACTGAGCCAGGGCGCGACCGTCGGGCTGGTGCTGGTCACCGCCGGAACGGGCTACGGGCTGTATCTCCTGGGCGAGTGGGCTGCCAGTGGATTCACACAGCTCCCGTTCGTGATGCAGGACATGCTCGCGTTCACGGCCGTGGTGCTCGGGTTGCAGACATTGTTCTCGGCGTTTTTCATGAGTACGATCGCGGAGCGATGA
- a CDS encoding DUF7718 family protein yields MQLEYRIEDEWEPVVRFDHNPEGTYGHDVTEEGLHMDVYRNGEQVRVKQDFPTVPLSAAPRYCKTYIENNADPLLRRFETWHNLVTDR; encoded by the coding sequence GTGCAACTCGAATACCGCATCGAGGACGAGTGGGAACCAGTCGTTCGGTTCGACCACAACCCAGAAGGAACCTACGGTCACGACGTGACCGAGGAAGGGCTACACATGGACGTCTACCGCAACGGCGAGCAGGTCCGGGTGAAGCAGGATTTCCCGACCGTGCCTTTATCTGCCGCGCCGAGGTACTGTAAGACGTACATCGAGAACAACGCAGACCCGCTGCTCCGGAGGTTCGAAACATGGCACAATCTCGTGACGGATCGATAA
- a CDS encoding DUF7342 family protein, which translates to MDDPRPELKGDERAETPIFESLTPPDELVRSGRTRDDFFDAVLGLESPATIGEVADRADHGRDAAKEYLEWFERMGIVTQVTESPATYERNREYLTWRRVQQLRNRYTTDELLEFLKTATERDQMYMREFDVESPDGVPISAHASDTDQSLESVWDDVSMWKTTRRRIALLERALVSDSDDSADQRTTA; encoded by the coding sequence ATGGACGATCCGCGCCCAGAGTTGAAAGGCGACGAGCGCGCGGAGACGCCGATTTTCGAGTCGTTAACGCCGCCTGACGAGCTCGTCCGGAGCGGCCGGACGCGCGATGATTTCTTCGATGCGGTCCTGGGGCTCGAAAGTCCAGCGACCATCGGTGAAGTCGCTGATCGGGCTGATCACGGGCGTGATGCCGCCAAGGAGTATCTGGAGTGGTTCGAACGGATGGGGATCGTGACCCAAGTCACCGAGTCACCGGCAACGTACGAACGCAACCGAGAATACTTGACCTGGCGACGGGTCCAGCAGCTCCGCAACCGCTACACGACCGACGAACTCCTTGAGTTCCTGAAGACGGCGACGGAGCGTGACCAGATGTACATGAGGGAGTTCGACGTCGAATCTCCGGATGGGGTACCGATCTCGGCGCACGCATCCGATACCGACCAATCGCTGGAGTCGGTGTGGGACGACGTGTCGATGTGGAAGACGACGCGCCGGCGGATCGCCCTGCTCGAACGGGCGTTGGTGAGCGATTCCGACGACTCCGCTGACCAACGCACCACAGCATGA
- a CDS encoding metal-dependent hydrolase, which translates to MWPWGHLAFGYLSYSVCARLFSIEPFDATTVGLVVLGTQLPDLIDKPLAWTFAVLPSGRSLAHSVFALCGFSGLVWWYYRREGHPQRAIAFVVGYASHLAGDGYIALLSGRYAYLSYLGWPLLPPPPFGEEGTFLSHFSSLRLTPTVMSGVVVFAVAYVVWIEDGAPGRREIRRFLERLLVAR; encoded by the coding sequence ATGTGGCCCTGGGGGCATCTCGCATTCGGCTATCTCTCGTACTCGGTGTGTGCCCGTCTGTTCTCGATCGAACCGTTCGACGCCACGACGGTCGGGCTCGTCGTGCTCGGTACCCAACTACCGGATCTCATCGATAAACCGCTCGCCTGGACGTTCGCCGTGCTCCCCAGCGGTCGCTCCCTTGCTCACTCGGTGTTCGCCCTCTGTGGTTTCAGTGGGCTCGTTTGGTGGTACTACCGCCGGGAGGGCCACCCCCAACGGGCGATCGCGTTCGTCGTCGGCTACGCCTCCCATCTCGCCGGGGATGGCTACATAGCTCTGCTGTCGGGGCGCTATGCGTATCTCTCCTATCTCGGCTGGCCGCTGCTTCCCCCACCGCCGTTCGGCGAGGAGGGGACTTTCCTGAGCCATTTCAGCTCGCTCCGGTTGACGCCGACCGTCATGAGCGGCGTCGTGGTGTTTGCGGTCGCGTACGTCGTCTGGATCGAGGACGGCGCACCCGGACGACGGGAAATCCGTCGCTTCCTGGAACGGCTGCTCGTCGCTCGTTGA
- a CDS encoding xanthine dehydrogenase family protein molybdopterin-binding subunit — protein MNAAGDGSMGRARPRREDAALLTGDAVFTADLNPSQCASLAFVRSRYGHARIDHIEAAEAATRDGVLGVFTWDDIAASDAPGVLSVETARPGVDVPGHPMLARDRVRYQGQPVAAVVAETPAIASDAAAAVEIVDERLETTVDPIEATTDGAPTLFEGAPDNVAAARELGDAERTDRAFADAATTIEIDLENNRLVPNAMEPRAALARYDPAERRLRVEMTSQTPHGHRSDLATTLGLPEERIRVISPHVGGGFGHKGHHHPGEAMAAWAARELERPIAWTATRTENYAAGAHGRDHRTHAELALDTDGSVRGLRADTYANVGGYGLGSAPILPTGYGRLLSSQYRIPAIHCRVRSVFTNTAPVHSYRGAGRPEAIYVTERLMDVAARELGLDPVELRRRNLLPSDAFPYETPVGAVYDSGDYGRAFDKALAAVDYDDHRGGEANRREDGRYVGVGISCYVESTGSGFESGVVRLDPDGGVTVSAGTHSHGQGHRTTYAQIVADELGVAADDIEVIEGDTDRIPEGTGTFGSRSTIVGGNAVAESARSVATTARRIAADRLEVAADDLVIADGNVRVSGAPSRNVPLAEIVATAHEDGADQSDVGLEETTVYDLERTAYTFGTHAAVVAVDPSTGEIEVERYVAVDDCGPRINPRIVEGQIHGGVAQGIGQALYERTTYDENGNLLTGSLQDYAVPQALDLPEIETDLTVTPSPTNRLGVKGIGEAGTIAAPPAVVNAAVDALSPVGIRHLDMPLTAESVWRAIEENSG, from the coding sequence ATGAACGCCGCCGGAGATGGCTCCATGGGCAGGGCACGCCCTCGACGCGAGGACGCCGCACTGCTCACCGGCGACGCCGTGTTCACGGCCGATCTGAACCCATCCCAGTGTGCGTCGCTCGCCTTCGTCCGCAGTCGGTACGGCCACGCACGGATCGACCACATCGAGGCGGCCGAGGCTGCGACCCGCGACGGCGTTCTCGGGGTGTTCACCTGGGACGACATCGCGGCGTCGGACGCGCCGGGCGTACTCTCTGTCGAGACCGCCCGGCCCGGGGTCGACGTACCTGGACACCCGATGCTCGCCCGCGATCGCGTGCGCTATCAGGGCCAGCCGGTCGCCGCGGTCGTGGCCGAGACGCCCGCCATCGCATCCGATGCCGCCGCGGCCGTCGAGATCGTCGACGAACGCCTCGAAACCACCGTCGATCCGATCGAAGCCACGACGGACGGAGCGCCGACGCTCTTCGAGGGAGCGCCCGACAACGTGGCCGCAGCCAGGGAGCTGGGCGACGCCGAGCGGACCGACCGGGCGTTCGCCGACGCCGCCACGACGATCGAGATCGACCTCGAGAACAACCGGCTCGTGCCGAACGCGATGGAGCCGCGGGCCGCCCTCGCACGATACGATCCCGCCGAGCGTCGACTTCGAGTCGAGATGACGAGCCAGACGCCACACGGCCACCGCAGCGATCTCGCGACCACCCTCGGGCTCCCCGAAGAGCGGATCCGGGTGATCTCGCCACACGTCGGCGGCGGCTTCGGGCACAAGGGCCACCACCATCCCGGCGAGGCGATGGCTGCGTGGGCCGCCCGCGAGCTCGAACGACCGATCGCGTGGACGGCCACGCGGACCGAAAACTACGCCGCCGGTGCCCACGGTCGTGACCACCGAACGCACGCCGAGTTGGCCCTCGACACGGACGGCAGCGTTCGCGGACTGCGTGCCGACACGTACGCGAACGTGGGTGGCTACGGCCTCGGGTCCGCACCGATCCTGCCGACCGGGTACGGTCGATTGCTGTCGAGCCAGTACCGGATCCCGGCGATTCACTGTCGCGTACGTAGCGTCTTCACCAACACCGCGCCGGTCCACTCCTACAGGGGCGCCGGGCGGCCGGAGGCGATCTACGTCACCGAGCGGCTCATGGACGTGGCCGCCCGCGAGCTCGGACTCGACCCGGTCGAACTGCGGCGCAGAAACCTCCTCCCGTCCGACGCGTTCCCCTACGAGACGCCGGTCGGCGCGGTCTACGACAGCGGCGACTACGGGCGGGCGTTCGACAAGGCGCTTGCGGCGGTGGACTACGACGACCACCGAGGCGGGGAAGCGAACCGCCGCGAGGACGGTCGGTACGTCGGGGTCGGGATCTCGTGTTACGTGGAATCGACGGGCTCCGGGTTCGAGAGCGGTGTCGTTCGCCTCGATCCGGACGGCGGCGTGACCGTCTCCGCGGGGACGCACTCCCACGGCCAGGGGCATCGGACGACGTACGCACAGATCGTCGCGGACGAGCTCGGCGTCGCCGCCGACGACATCGAGGTGATCGAGGGCGACACCGACCGGATCCCGGAGGGCACGGGCACGTTCGGGAGTCGAAGCACCATCGTCGGTGGCAACGCCGTCGCGGAGAGTGCCCGCTCGGTCGCGACGACGGCACGTCGGATCGCCGCCGACCGCCTCGAAGTCGCTGCCGACGACCTCGTGATCGCCGATGGGAACGTCCGCGTTTCCGGAGCCCCTTCCCGCAACGTTCCCCTCGCGGAGATCGTCGCGACGGCCCACGAGGACGGGGCGGATCAGTCCGACGTCGGGCTCGAAGAGACGACGGTCTACGACCTCGAACGGACGGCCTACACGTTCGGGACACACGCTGCGGTCGTCGCCGTCGATCCGTCGACCGGCGAGATCGAGGTCGAACGGTACGTCGCCGTGGACGACTGTGGCCCACGCATCAACCCACGGATCGTGGAGGGCCAGATCCACGGCGGTGTCGCCCAGGGCATCGGGCAGGCGTTGTACGAACGGACGACGTACGACGAGAACGGGAACTTGCTCACCGGCTCCCTGCAGGACTACGCCGTCCCCCAAGCGCTCGATCTCCCCGAAATCGAGACGGACCTGACCGTGACGCCGAGCCCGACGAACCGATTGGGTGTGAAGGGGATCGGCGAAGCGGGCACCATCGCCGCACCACCAGCAGTCGTGAACGCCGCCGTCGACGCGCTCTCGCCGGTCGGGATCCGGCATCTCGATATGCCACTCACGGCCGAGTCGGTGTGGCGTGCCATCGAGGAGAACTCCGGCTGA
- a CDS encoding DUF7388 family protein, with translation MTDLRAFSKRGFDGVALKPTEIDLDRVCAADVERAIVDYEGGEHVPSTSLLEEFARETTVRLTTPVRADGFDPLGDAPLSKRLPAGVGRVLVAGNPAYLTDDERRRAIAPRLGAARTDDPEAWIGTEGVERLALAAGGTQFELLSPSATAEVRALRAAGFDDEIAVYAPVVLSDDEATLLDTLGAYVARRGSVAAALENARTEETNRAAVADGAPTDATATGRSRAILLEAIDEFALVGRPARVGERIEELRSAGVDTVIGYPARGPDALGR, from the coding sequence GTGACCGACCTCCGAGCGTTCTCGAAGCGAGGCTTCGACGGCGTCGCGCTCAAACCCACCGAGATCGATCTCGACCGAGTGTGCGCCGCCGACGTCGAGAGAGCGATCGTCGACTACGAGGGAGGCGAGCACGTCCCCAGCACGTCACTGCTCGAGGAGTTCGCCCGGGAGACCACGGTCCGCCTCACGACGCCGGTCCGCGCCGACGGGTTCGATCCGCTCGGCGATGCGCCCCTCTCGAAGCGCCTGCCGGCCGGTGTCGGACGGGTACTCGTCGCCGGCAACCCGGCGTATCTGACCGACGACGAACGGCGACGGGCCATCGCGCCGCGGCTCGGCGCGGCCCGCACGGACGATCCCGAGGCCTGGATCGGCACGGAGGGCGTCGAGCGGCTCGCGCTGGCGGCCGGTGGCACCCAGTTCGAGCTCCTGTCGCCGTCGGCCACCGCCGAAGTACGGGCGCTCCGGGCGGCGGGCTTCGACGACGAGATCGCCGTCTACGCGCCGGTCGTCCTCTCCGACGACGAGGCGACGCTGCTCGACACGCTCGGGGCGTACGTCGCGCGTCGCGGCTCGGTCGCCGCCGCGCTCGAAAACGCCCGGACCGAAGAGACCAATCGAGCGGCCGTTGCCGACGGCGCGCCGACCGACGCCACGGCGACCGGCCGGTCTCGGGCGATACTCCTCGAAGCGATCGACGAGTTCGCGCTCGTTGGTCGGCCCGCGCGGGTCGGCGAGCGCATCGAGGAGCTTCGATCGGCCGGTGTCGATACGGTCATCGGCTACCCGGCGCGGGGGCCGGACGCGCTCGGTCGGTGA